aaattaatattttggagGATACCCTCGTATGCCGAGTCATAACtacataaagttatacaaaaacttataattttataataataaaaatatcaaatttcaaactaacttttaaatattgttagattaaaattttaattaaatgcTTTCTTTTGGGACAGTTAATTGAAATTTATCCTTGGGGATTTAAAAAATGGGAATCGCGAGCTTTCCaaagccccaaaaaaaaaaaaaaaacgcgttGCGAGGATTAATGGTCGCCGGCTTTGACTTTCAAACACGTCACTGGTTGTAACGCTGACACGCGGACCGTGGACCCACATGTCATAGGCACACTCCGTGATATATAACGGGTTTGACTGGTCGTTACGTGTTGGATTTGGAATAacattaatgtaaaaaaaataaagagcatGGAAAGAGACAGTTACACAGCAACTAATCAGCATgtttgatttcaaaaattttaaacaaaaaaaatataatattctgTTCTCTTTTGTTTGGTAATGTTTGGTAAAGCGCCTCCACGTTGCGGCTTCTCCAACGGATTCATTTTCTTCGAAAAAAAGGACTTGTCAAAACCCAATGTACCACGTCATCTGTGCACCAATTGAATTGTAATGGATACAGCTACacttcaaataaattttacaatagtTTACAAATCAATATgagtagagttactatactatcgaaagtatagagtacttggtgcttccgacttttgactcttggattaatttttttgatcatttttagtATTTGAATTAATACCATTATCCTGTGGGGATCACTCAATTTTAGAAAGGGACTGTAATCATTCCAAAcgtataatttttgatccaagagtcaaaaaatcgaaagtatcAACTTCTCTATGCttatgatagtatagtaactctacGCAATCAATATAGATGATGGCATACaattgatgaaaaaataaataaaatttataatttgcaaaatagtgtgagatttatttataagtaaaataattttcttcatGTTCTTTTTCGCAGGTTCAACTAATAAGTTCTTTTCGGTACAACTTGAACTACATATAACATTTCTTTATTCAAATTTACAAAAACTTATATAGGCACACAgagtttgtagaaaaaaaataaagaacataAACTTTTTTAACAAAAACATGGGTTCCACGTTCAAACAATTTTATTTTGCATTCATTCTCCAATCAATTTCCATACACAGAGGATGTCACAAATGCTAGCCCACAGAGAGATACATAATTATATACAGCTAAGTACCTTGGCTGTAACCTTGCAACCAAATAAAATCAATGGGAAAATGAAAAAGACATTTGTTAAAGACAAAGAAAACCTGGCTCTAGTTGTATGGATCGTGAGTTGTGAGGTGTGAACACCAAGTTTGCATTTTTGGAATATAAAAAGGACAAATTAAGTTGATCGATGGATGATGTGCTTACGCCTTTGGGAATGGAGCACCTGGGCCTCTTATTAAGTAATTTGGTCTCTCTCCAGATGACAAATATTGGACACGCAAGTTAGAAACATAATTAAACACGGCACCCTAGTGGAAAGTTTTAAGTGATCGACTgaataaaatttacacttaaaCTGAAGAATTTTTTGATCTATAGGTAATACGATATCAGGAGAGAACTCCCAAACTCTGTTTCAAATATCTCTTGTGTTAATTCTACGTACTTATTATATTAATCATACCGTTGGTTAAATTATGTAACATTTTGATGCATGTGTTCTTAATCTTAAGTAGGGTCGCGGTGACCTtccttttcaattttttgtttttttgcatgCTTCTTTTCTTTAAGATAAGCTAGAGCAATTTATTGGCAATATAATTGATGCTTTATCATAACCATCGTGAACTATTGAAATTTCTGGTCTTTCGTGGCCTAGCAAAATGACATGAAGTACTAAATTAAATGAGTAAAAATGGAATCCACCTAAAATAGTTACAGTGACCAAAGGCCTTTAGGTCCACGTGAATAGCATTGTACaacaagagaaagaaaagaaccaCATTAAGGCCATGTTTGGATGCATAATTAAAAaactttatgaaatttttattctatggttttggtctaaatgaaatacggaatcttgcaactacaaaaaaatttcacagttttattttttaattgtttggatacatatcatacaatttcacaggatttataacaattaaatttctaaaattttaaaattcaaaaatcaaaattcaaaatttaaaaataaaattttaaaaattaaaattcaaaattcaaaaaataaaattaaaNtttaaaatttgaaatttaaaaaatctataattaaaattttaaattttaaatttaataatttataaatttacatatttataaatttaaaatttaaaatttaagtttaaatttaaattttaaaaattaaaaattaaaaattaaaaataaaattaaaatttgaaatttgaaatttttaaaatttaaaatttgaaatttgaaatttgaaagttgaaatttgaaatttgaaatttgaaatgtaaaatttgaaatttgaactttttgaaatttgaaatttaaaatttgaaatttgaaatttgaaaattttaaaatttgaaatttgaaatttgaaatttgaaaattgaaaattgaaccttttgatatttgaaattttgaaatttaaaatttgaaatcaaaattaaaaatgaattttaaaattttaaattttcaaatttaaaattttatgttgaaatttaaaatttagaaattgatacaACTTTAGGCGCCTAAaatggtaaaatttttttcctttggttaaagtggattgtaagtttactccattttttggagtatagtataactatactctaaaaattatttcattttttttttctttcaaacacttcataggattattttcctaccggcgtagtatagtttaactatcctacgtttttagaggtatccaaactGGGTCTAAATTGGAAACAAAATTTGGTCGGGAGCTCCTCAACAACATTTTGCTCAAGAGTTTTAGATCTGCTGTCATAtgtcaattttatttattttcaaaaattataatactcCTCTcgattttaaagtttttaaattttaatattaaagaatattcagtaaatatttgaataaagataaaattaacatAACAACAGGCAATGTATTAAAGATTTTATAATGAGGAATCATTAGAAAGCTCTCGGCTCaaatttttacattaaaataCTCTTTATTAGTATTCCTATGACCGACTTTcgcttttatcatttttttttaaataaattaaatgttaaaagagagaaaagtgtGTACTTGATAGGTTACTAGTTATGTCCTTGGTGTGATCTTCCCATTTGGGGCTCATTGGAACCTTTTAGGCTTTAAtttgtccctctctctctccctctctctatatataaataaatatatatatataaatgctgCTTGTGTTAAATGGTTGGTTATGTCGCTGTACGCGTGAACTGGCCATTCATATGACCCATGTGAGCCTCGTCCTGAATGTTATTTCCTTTGTCGCCCAACCACGTCGCCCCAAGATTCTCTCCACATGATGGCTCACTATTTGGGAGTGCTTGGTTAAAATGTACACAAATTGTCTCGACATTTTTTGCGTATtgtaataaagtgaaaaaaaagagtaagttaCATAGTGatcatttgtttaatttaactATTCTAAATATCTTTTCAGCTGTGAATTTGCCAATTTTTAACTATTATAGTAATCTAATTAATGGAGGGAACTCAAATACGGAGATCAATTTAGGAGTTGTTGAGAAATGTCATTCTTTAATATTCATTTCTCAAAATAAACAATGGAGGGGCCTGTTTCATAATGGCATTTAGTTGAGGGGTAGTCGATTAATTCTTAACTCTGTAATTCCATTCCTTTCTTTTTCATGAAAGTTGGACACACTGTCCCGAAAACTTCGAAAGAAAGAGAGTTTCTTTcctttgattttaaattaagaGTAAAGTTGAATCAGGATTTTGACTCCATAGGTGTATTTTGTGCAAgactttatataattttaagaatTAAATATTCTCTAGAAAGTGTTTGGTTGAAGATTAACAACAAAATAGAAGTAAACAATCCTACTATTCCAATTAACATTATGAAAAgtttccaaaatttttatttagaattggGAAGCACATATATCCCAATTCCTGTCGTTTTAGTTCGGATCGAGTTACAGGACTTTTACTCTGAGGATATTTTATAGAAGATTTAGTGTAATTTAATAACTTGCTTGGATGCCTAAATATGTAAGTTATCCAATACAAATCATCTAACTCATCATTTTTGAGATCACCAAAACTATTTCTATTAATTTAAACCAAAGTCCTCTTCAAGGAATCAAACATCCTAATTAGACTTCAACTTCTGATTAAgactgaaaaaaaaagtattaaatataaaaaaatgaatatagcGTTGTTTCACAACATAAGCTTCTAGAAAAGAGTATTATTTGACTTAATTCACATTTTATTTTCGCCTACCTTACATAAACGCACGTCTCTTTCAGTTTATCGAAGGCTCAATATTACATCTTATCTCGACCATCGTTTGTATATTGTTGTCATAGAGAATGCTCTAGCAGTCAAATgtacgatttttttttctcaagctCTAGCTAGAATCCTTATAAggattcttctttttcttcctttttcacGCCTATTTACTCATACGCAATTGACTCGAGACTATTCTCTCACATCAAAATGCTTGGAGATGTAACATACGACCATATCACAGGTCAAAATTCAACTACAAGGAGAAGATTTAGCCCCGCATTTTAGAGCAGATTAGATTAAATGAAATTGACTACGACTTGTACGATAAAACTCGACAATTCTTCAGCAACATTCGCTATTAGCTCTTTAGCCCGATTCTTCGGCTTATTACATGAATTACTAGCAAGGcctttgataaaaaaatatatatatttcctctttttttttcatttttgtcatAAGAAAAAGTTGAGAAGGGCTTTTGAACCATCAATGCATACGTAAAAGGCTGTTGACTATGGAAAATACATGGGTACTCTATATTATAATGtcaataatttcataaaaaaaatgtgtatgtttttttttgaatggCTCAAATTAAACGGCATTTCTTGCAAGGGCTCGTGGGAGGAAACTAGACCCTATGAAAGGAAGAGATTCACCAATTAAAGTGGAGGTAGAATTAAAACTAACAGGCATTTAATTGCTCTGTGTTTGGCTTGTCCATATTCAACAGATATGTACGGAATGAAAAGCTGTGGATATTATTAGCTGTGTCCGAGGAGACGACAAGGGGCCCACTGCTCTATTCGGAAGAAAATAAAGCGAATTTCTTTCTCTAGCTAGACATTAACTACTTAATTTGGTTCAATGATTTATTCTAGAAGCATCGAGAAAGTTCTATCTTTGGTTTTAAATAACTGCCAAATAAGCTAATGGCCTGGCCCTTTTATCTCGCTTTAGGCCCAAGTACAATAGAGGCCCATTCCCAGCCCAAGTACGCATTTGAAGGCTATTCGAGGAGCTAGCacgactaaaaaaaaaagttaaatttgaaGGCTCAATCTCAATTCTCAAACacccatcaattttttttttctttttttggttaaattaaaCTCATAGCAGTTGGTTGGTTGATATTCCGAATATAATTTCATAGCTCAAGGATTCGAATATCTATGATTgcgattttaaatatttttttttttgagagatagatagcacgctatccgtttcgtttatttcatttagaaataaatttagctgaaaatgtgaatcaactaggatttgaatttgggtttcggataccaatcaccaagcctttgccacttgcttagGAACAGTCGGTTTGCGATTTCAAATGTtgtatacaataataataataattagaaggACACCTATATGTATTAACGGTACACAATGGTTATTCATAATAATCGATCGTTTCAGaatctctaataagtttttttttttttttttttttttttttttttttttttttttttttggtctcaACGCAAATGTCAAGATCTCAAGTTACGACAACATGGGCGCTAAAACCATTGGAGAGGCCCTTACCGCATCTtccaccttctcctcctttccgTAGCGCCCCGCCATATACTCGATCATATCATCCATATTTCTATAAGAAGACCCTCCCTCCTCCATGGCCTTCTTCGCCTTCTCGGCCAACGCCTTCGCCctccgccgcatctcctccccttcctctccctccATCAACTCCGACACCGCCTTCCTCAACTTCTCCTTCGTCACCAGCAGCGTCGAGTCGTCCGTGACGTGCGTGCTCGGCACCTTCACGTCAAGGGAGCGCCCGATCTTCAAAACGTCGACGACCAACTTCTCGTTGAGGAACTGGTCGGCGAAGTGCGGCCAAGTCAGCATCGGCACACCCGCGGAGATCGCCTCCAGCGTGGAGTTCCATCCGCAGTGCGTTAGGAAGCCGCCGATCGCGGGGTGCGACAGGATCACCGTTTGTGGAGCCCAACCCTTTATGAGGAGGCCCCTCTCTTTAGTTCTCTCCGCAAAGTGCTCCTCCAAAAGCCACTTCTCCACCTCGGGGACTATCTCGGCTTCTTTCACCACCCATATGAAGGGCCGGTGATCGGCGCATTCTAACAACCCCTTTCCGATCTCGATGAGCTGCATCGGTCGCGTGCACACTAGGCTGCCGAAGCTCACGTAGAAGACGGAGCTTGCGCCCTTGCTGTCGAGCCAGGTGGTGACGTCGCGGTGGTCGACCGCGGCCTTGTTCCCGCGCGCGGCCTTGCTGTCGACGTCCTTGCTGTAAAGGCACAGCGGCCCCACCGTCCACACCTTCTTTTGCATGATCTTCTCGTAGCAGTCGACGAATGAAGGCTCCAGATCGTAGAAGGTGTTGATGACGACCCCATCGGCGGTCGACTCCGCCTCCACTACCTGTTCAGtgtaaaatattgaaatatatatattattcagtAAACAGtatataattagattaaatCTTTTTTCCGTATATAAAATGTGTAGGGTACTCTAGAAACATTCAAAAGTTGTAGAAATTTAGTGACTTCTAAGTTCGCGTACATAATAGCGACGACCGAgtggttaattaattagtcgGGCAAATACCTCATCCCGGAGGTCCTCCCACCCAGCCCAGTTGAAGAAGCCCGGGGACTCGGCTTTGTTAGTCACGACCTCGACAGGCACATCGGGCACGACAATGGGCTCGAGCTCGTCAGTAGCGCGGTCGTAGACACGGTGCTGGACCATGTTATAGGCGCAGAGGATGTAGAAGCAGGAGGGGCCGTGGAAGACGAGCCGCTGGATCCCGAGCCGACGAGCAACGTCCTTCGTCCACCCGTTGCACATGTCGGCGATCATGCAATCGGGGCGCCGGTGTTGGCTCCGCAGAAGCGCTTCTAAGGGTTCCTTTAGCAGCTTCATGGCGTCGAAGAAGGGCTTGTAGTACGCCGGGGAGGAGAGGAGGTCGACGTTCTCGGACCCCTCGGGGAGGCCGAGCTCGGCGCAGGGGAACCGGAGCTCGACGAACTCGACGGGGAGGTTCGACCTGCTGACCTGGTCGATGATGGGGCGGATGCGCGCGGCGTTGACCGGAGTGGTGATGAGGGTGACGCGGACGCCACGCTCCGCGAGGAGGCGCGCCATGTCGACCATGGGGATCATGTGCCCCTGCGCCATCAGAGGAACCAGCACGAAGTGCGCTgcctccgcccccgcccccgaccccgcctccgcctccgcctcgcaGGTCATGGTGCTGTGTTCTTGGTTTGGTTACTAAACTCGGGCGCTACCTCGATCGCCTTGTTGCTGTTAATTTGTGCTATTTTTTTGTCGATATTTATGGCCATGGTCGGCGCTCGTTATATAGTCGCACTTGTCGTGATGAACAAGAAACAGTTCTCTGgactaagtatatatattatttttttattgatgaAATATTCA
This DNA window, taken from Ananas comosus cultivar F153 linkage group 5, ASM154086v1, whole genome shotgun sequence, encodes the following:
- the LOC109710532 gene encoding UDP-glycosyltransferase 73C6-like — its product is MTCEAEAEAGSGAGAEAAHFVLVPLMAQGHMIPMVDMARLLAERGVRVTLITTPVNAARIRPIIDQVSRSNLPVEFVELRFPCAELGLPEGSENVDLLSSPAYYKPFFDAMKLLKEPLEALLRSQHRRPDCMIADMCNGWTKDVARRLGIQRLVFHGPSCFYILCAYNMVQHRVYDRATDELEPIVVPDVPVEVVTNKAESPGFFNWAGWEDLRDEVVEAESTADGVVINTFYDLEPSFVDCYEKIMQKKVWTVGPLCLYSKDVDSKAARGNKAAVDHRDVTTWLDSKGASSVFYVSFGSLVCTRPMQLIEIGKGLLECADHRPFIWVVKEAEIVPEVEKWLLEEHFAERTKERGLLIKGWAPQTVILSHPAIGGFLTHCGWNSTLEAISAGVPMLTWPHFADQFLNEKLVVDVLKIGRSLDVKVPSTHVTDDSTLLVTKEKLRKAVSELMEGEEGEEMRRRAKALAEKAKKAMEEGGSSYRNMDDMIEYMAGRYGKEEKVEDAVRASPMVLAPMLS